Proteins encoded within one genomic window of bacterium:
- a CDS encoding insulinase family protein — protein sequence MATRNKTTRSTRTLDVVPKFLPKKWYDTSPLHLPDFDQFTLNCGMHVLVMPRREVPVWDAMFINPQGTLLDPANASGCLSLAADIVRDGVVLQGNPIGKSEFSQRIEQKGASLYTSAGYYRNIVGVRGLSKHRFELMEYLAAVIQNPLFLPEECERERQLLLAQFATKYDSPDWHTSDAFRKFIYGDHPLGHPEEGTRESIALATNEMLQAHWQHITDVSKCYLVVTGDCSVNEWRSVLNELFINGNSPHDLSALTEPQTVSDGIRAQVLHRANAKQATIGVGHRGISRKHPDYYALQVLEQILFNGMSSRFFKIIRAKHGLTYGIGGSFGREFGESPFMISTATATETTHKMISCIIEIIEEFQQRGATDKELFDTKSYLCGSYPLFFETTTAAASEITINFSHGLPLESVTNYRAKIDQVTKADLLRVAREHVRWNELRIVIDGVAEEIVPQLEKCKKPMAISVKK from the coding sequence ATGGCTACCCGAAACAAAACAACACGCTCAACCCGTACACTGGATGTTGTTCCCAAGTTTCTCCCGAAGAAATGGTATGATACTTCCCCGTTGCATCTCCCCGATTTCGATCAGTTCACTTTGAATTGCGGAATGCATGTGTTGGTAATGCCACGGCGGGAAGTGCCGGTCTGGGATGCCATGTTTATCAATCCTCAAGGCACATTGCTGGATCCCGCCAATGCGAGTGGCTGCCTATCATTAGCTGCCGACATTGTGCGCGATGGTGTTGTCCTTCAGGGCAATCCAATTGGCAAAAGTGAGTTCTCACAACGCATCGAGCAAAAAGGCGCTTCGCTCTATACCAGTGCTGGATACTATCGCAATATCGTTGGAGTGCGCGGTTTATCGAAACATCGGTTTGAGTTGATGGAGTATCTTGCTGCAGTCATTCAAAACCCGCTTTTCCTTCCGGAAGAGTGTGAGCGTGAGCGGCAGTTATTGCTTGCCCAATTTGCTACTAAGTACGATTCACCCGATTGGCATACATCCGATGCTTTCCGGAAATTCATCTATGGCGATCACCCACTCGGACATCCGGAAGAAGGCACCCGCGAATCGATAGCGCTGGCAACCAATGAGATGTTACAAGCGCATTGGCAGCATATTACCGATGTATCAAAATGTTACCTCGTCGTTACCGGCGATTGTAGCGTGAACGAGTGGCGCTCGGTGTTGAATGAGTTATTTATCAACGGTAATTCACCACACGATCTATCAGCGCTAACTGAGCCGCAAACTGTCAGTGACGGTATCCGTGCGCAAGTATTGCATCGGGCGAATGCGAAGCAGGCGACCATTGGTGTAGGACATCGCGGTATCTCACGCAAACACCCCGACTATTATGCTTTACAGGTACTCGAACAGATTTTGTTTAATGGAATGTCGAGCCGTTTCTTTAAAATTATCCGGGCGAAGCACGGATTAACATACGGTATCGGCGGGAGTTTTGGTCGAGAATTTGGCGAGTCGCCGTTTATGATAAGTACAGCCACTGCCACTGAAACGACTCATAAGATGATTTCCTGTATCATCGAAATCATCGAGGAGTTTCAACAGCGTGGCGCGACCGACAAAGAGTTGTTCGATACGAAATCGTATCTCTGCGGCAGCTATCCATTATTTTTTGAGACGACTACGGCGGCGGCTTCCGAAATCACCATCAACTTCTCGCACGGCTTGCCGTTGGAAAGTGTAACCAACTATCGAGCGAAAATCGATCAAGTTACGAAAGCTGATCTGTTGCGAGTAGCGCGGGAACACGTCCGTTGGAACGAATTGCGCATCGTTATCGATGGCGTTGCCGAAGAGATTGTTCCGCAACTTGAAAAATGCAAGAAACCGATGGCAATTTCAGTGAAGAAGTAA
- a CDS encoding MmgE/PrpD family protein, translated as MNVSISRQLARFALQLRYEDLPSEVVNEVKRYIYDSVGCSYGGYHTKDVKILLDLYRTMGGTGEATILGYGDTMPAVNATLINSLMIRALDFNDIYWREDPSHPSDIIPAALSVGELVNASMKDVIVAIVLAYEFEQRLCEFAVPGVRERKWHHATLTQFVSPIVAGKLLGLTEDQMVHAIGISGSHSHTIGCPTAGKLTMMKNTVDPMATQAGVFAALMAQRGYTGTEAVFEGKEGFMDVFGPDWNVEALVGNFGEKYKILECGMKAFPTEALTHTHITATLKVVKENDIKPEDIDEVIVTTIARACDILFDSHKYEPESRETADHSLPYCIARAILDRKITTQSFSEEKIHDPKLKDVIHKIRGDASIEFEQMFPAKQPSRVTIKTKDGKSHSVYLEYPKGDPREPMTTDDIEIKFNSLSASLLSSERQAEIKQMIFEAERYSIREVMKKLVV; from the coding sequence ATGAACGTTTCGATATCCCGGCAATTAGCCCGTTTCGCTCTTCAGTTACGATACGAAGACCTTCCTTCAGAAGTTGTTAACGAAGTGAAACGTTATATCTACGACTCCGTTGGTTGTTCGTACGGTGGCTATCACACCAAAGATGTAAAAATTTTGCTTGACTTGTACCGGACGATGGGGGGAACCGGTGAAGCGACCATTCTTGGTTACGGCGATACGATGCCGGCAGTGAATGCGACGCTGATCAATTCGCTCATGATTCGCGCCCTCGACTTCAACGATATTTATTGGCGAGAAGACCCCTCCCACCCCTCCGATATTATTCCGGCCGCTTTGTCGGTCGGTGAATTGGTGAATGCTTCGATGAAGGACGTCATCGTCGCCATCGTTCTTGCCTACGAGTTTGAACAGCGGCTATGCGAATTTGCAGTACCGGGTGTCCGCGAGCGGAAGTGGCACCATGCGACACTTACCCAGTTCGTGTCGCCAATTGTCGCCGGGAAATTGTTGGGTCTGACCGAAGACCAGATGGTGCATGCCATCGGCATCTCTGGCAGTCACAGTCACACCATCGGTTGCCCCACCGCCGGCAAATTGACAATGATGAAAAACACCGTCGATCCGATGGCTACGCAAGCGGGTGTGTTTGCCGCACTGATGGCGCAGCGAGGTTATACCGGTACCGAAGCGGTCTTCGAAGGTAAAGAAGGATTCATGGATGTCTTCGGTCCCGATTGGAATGTCGAAGCGTTGGTAGGCAATTTTGGCGAAAAGTACAAGATTCTCGAATGCGGCATGAAAGCATTCCCCACCGAAGCGCTTACTCATACCCATATCACAGCTACGCTAAAAGTTGTCAAAGAGAACGACATCAAGCCGGAAGATATCGACGAGGTTATCGTAACGACGATTGCCCGCGCTTGCGATATTCTCTTCGACTCGCACAAGTACGAACCGGAATCCCGCGAAACCGCCGATCACTCGCTGCCGTATTGCATCGCCCGCGCGATTCTCGACCGAAAAATCACTACTCAATCGTTCAGCGAGGAGAAAATACACGATCCGAAATTAAAAGATGTGATTCACAAAATCCGCGGCGATGCGAGCATCGAGTTTGAACAGATGTTCCCGGCAAAACAACCATCGCGAGTTACAATCAAAACGAAGGACGGTAAGTCACACTCGGTCTACCTCGAGTATCCGAAAGGCGATCCCCGCGAACCGATGACGACGGATGACATTGAGATTAAATTCAATTCGCTCTCGGCGAGTTTGCTTTCGAGCGAACGTCAAGCGGAAATCAAACAAATGATTTTTGAAGCCGAGCGGTATTCGATCCGGGAAGTGATGAAGAAACTGGTTGTGTAG
- a CDS encoding insulinase family protein — protein sequence MTQPQRPTLSSAKTGTKPRKLHWEAGDTLKALQNRVERYRLRNGLTVLLIPDHTTPIVTTQFWVKTGSRNERPGITGISHLFEHMMFRGSLKYGPEEHANIVKRNGGLLNAYTFYDHTVYFETMTSDKLELAIHLEAERFANLRIDPKVLSDEKKVVAEERLRRYDNSLGGSTTEQILINSFRSSPYSWPVIGWMHDIKNYSLDDVQEYYRLRYAPNNVVAVISGDFTSAQALKLLRKYWGKIPAQPTPPQPYMQEITQRGERRITHKFPSELPSVSITFKIPPLTHSDLPAVLILSDILGKGESSRLYQRLVYRDRTARNAYASCLSLVGQGLMFVEAGLQPGIELPQAEAAIWEEIERIQREGVSEPELEKARNYYAASSLRQLTTTSGLGTLLGLYENDTGDYRNAFKKFEQLERVTLADIQRCAKSYLDHDQSVIVQVFPNHSAEKGANQ from the coding sequence GTGACACAACCTCAACGACCGACGCTGTCATCAGCCAAGACTGGAACAAAACCAAGAAAACTGCATTGGGAAGCTGGCGACACGCTAAAAGCGCTCCAAAATCGGGTCGAACGCTATCGATTACGAAATGGACTTACGGTATTGCTAATTCCCGATCATACCACCCCTATCGTTACGACGCAGTTCTGGGTAAAAACCGGCAGCCGGAACGAACGTCCCGGAATTACTGGCATCAGCCATCTATTTGAACACATGATGTTTCGCGGATCGCTCAAGTATGGACCCGAAGAACACGCCAACATTGTTAAACGAAATGGTGGTTTGCTGAACGCTTATACGTTTTACGATCACACCGTATACTTTGAAACCATGACGAGCGATAAACTCGAATTGGCAATACATCTGGAAGCGGAACGATTTGCCAATCTTCGCATCGATCCAAAAGTTTTATCGGATGAGAAGAAAGTGGTGGCGGAGGAGCGGTTGCGCCGGTACGACAATTCTTTAGGCGGCTCAACCACCGAACAGATCCTTATCAATAGTTTTCGCTCGTCGCCTTATTCGTGGCCGGTTATCGGTTGGATGCACGATATAAAGAATTACTCGCTCGATGATGTACAGGAATACTACCGGCTGCGTTATGCACCGAATAATGTGGTCGCAGTGATATCCGGTGATTTCACCTCGGCGCAAGCTCTGAAGTTGTTGCGCAAGTACTGGGGAAAGATTCCCGCCCAACCAACGCCGCCACAGCCGTATATGCAAGAGATTACGCAACGTGGTGAGCGAAGAATTACACACAAATTCCCTTCGGAGCTGCCAAGTGTTTCGATTACGTTCAAGATTCCGCCATTGACTCATTCCGATCTTCCTGCTGTACTGATATTGTCGGATATCTTGGGTAAGGGTGAATCGAGTCGGCTGTATCAACGATTGGTGTATCGGGATCGCACCGCCCGTAACGCTTATGCAAGTTGTTTGTCGCTCGTCGGTCAGGGGCTGATGTTCGTCGAAGCCGGGTTGCAACCGGGAATTGAACTGCCGCAAGCCGAAGCAGCGATCTGGGAAGAAATCGAGCGGATCCAGCGCGAAGGGGTATCGGAGCCTGAGCTGGAAAAAGCCCGTAACTATTATGCGGCAAGCAGTCTACGGCAGCTCACGACTACTTCGGGGTTAGGTACACTGCTTGGTTTGTACGAAAACGATACTGGCGATTACCGGAATGCGTTCAAGAAATTTGAACAACTTGAACGGGTAACGCTTGCTGACATTCAACGCTGTGCCAAATCGTATCTCGACCACGATCAATCGGTGATCGTTCAGGTGTTTCCCAACCATAGTGCGGAGAAGGGGGCAAATCAGTAA